In Deltaproteobacteria bacterium HGW-Deltaproteobacteria-18, a single genomic region encodes these proteins:
- a CDS encoding 4Fe-4S dicluster domain-containing protein, which yields MGYSVIVDSDKCIGCGECVDVCPVEVYELQNGKAVPVNEEECLGCESCIEVCEQNAIVIEEN from the coding sequence ATGGGTTATTCGGTTATCGTCGACAGCGACAAATGCATCGGATGTGGCGAATGTGTAGATGTTTGCCCTGTAGAAGTTTACGAGCTGCAGAATGGCAAGGCAGTCCCCGTGAATGAAGAGGAATGTCTTGGTTGTGAATCCTGCATCGAAGTTTGTGAGCAGAACGCCATCGTCATCGAAGAAAACTAG